A window of the Salvelinus sp. IW2-2015 linkage group LG3, ASM291031v2, whole genome shotgun sequence genome harbors these coding sequences:
- the LOC139023407 gene encoding liprin-alpha-2-like: protein MMCEVMPTISEDTAQRGSQSSASDPDSHFEQLMVNMLDERDRLLDTLRETQESLGMSQQHLEDVIYDRDSLQRQLSSALPQIEEAGLGRVWQKTPLPIEHP, encoded by the exons ATGATGTGCGAGGTGATGCCCACCATCAGCGAGGACACGGCTCAGCGGGGCTCCCAGAGCAGCGCCTCGGACCCAGACTCCCACTTTGAGCAGCTGATGGTCAACATGCTGGATGAGAGAGACCGCCTGCTGGACACACTGAGGGAGACCCAGGAGAGCCTGGGGATGTCCCAGCAGCACCTGGAGGACGTTATCTACGACCGGGACTCACTGCAGCGCCAGCTCAGCTCCGCCCTGCCACAG ATTGAGGAAGCGGGGCTCGGGCGGGTTTGGCAGAAGACTCCGTTGCCCATCGAGCATCCATAA